In Corylus avellana chromosome ca2, CavTom2PMs-1.0, the following proteins share a genomic window:
- the LOC132169647 gene encoding protein PHLOEM PROTEIN 2-LIKE A1, producing MGAGWGCTQQRLETPVEAKPPETAPPLKEESTNSPEDWVDKKSNNNCFFLYAKNLKITWADSAGDNGYWRWSKIEETSNTMVDAAELLHVCWLEVHGKFETRQLSPGTTYEVAFVIMLKDPACGWEVPVNVRLVLPDGNKQERKENLMKRPRGEWIEIPVGEFVVEEAGYIEFSMYEYEGGKWKGGLVIKGVAIRPKN from the exons atgggGGCCGGTTGGGGGTGTACACAGCAACGGCTGGAAACACCAGTAGAAGCAAAGCCACCTGAGACAGCACCACCATTGAAAGAAGAGAGCACCAATTCTCCG GAGGATTGGGTTGATAAGAAATCCAACAACAACTGCTTCTTCTTGTATGcaaaaaatctgaaaatcacTTGGGCTGATTCGGCTGGAGACAATGGTTATTGGCGCTGGTCAAAGATTGAAGAAACAAG TAATACAATGGTTGATGCTGCTGAACTATTACATGTTTGTTGGCTAGAAGTGCATGGAAAATTTGAGACACGACAGCTATCACCAGGAACTACATATGAAGTAGCATTTGTGATAATGTTGAAAGATCCAGCTTGTGGATGGGAAGTTCCGGTGAATGTGAGACTTGTTCTACCGGATGGAAACAAACAAGaacgaaaagaaaatttgatgaaaagaCCAAGAGGGGAATGGATAGAGATCCCGGTAGGTGAGTTTGTAGTAGAAGAGGCCGGATACATAGAATTTTCAATGTATGAATATGAAGGTGGCAAATGGAAGGGAGGGCTTGTCATCAAAGGTGTTGCAATTCGCCCCAAGAATTAG